A portion of the Choristoneura fumiferana chromosome 20, NRCan_CFum_1, whole genome shotgun sequence genome contains these proteins:
- the LOC141439319 gene encoding uncharacterized protein: MTATYNTLLLILCSLTDVCIGYDILVIFPEPTKSHGILGDGYVRLLLEANHKVTYITPFPWKETPSNLTVVDISSNLAISGEYMANVTAEYTDQDTFLQMLSYTFGRMVVTHPAVQSFLRIPGQKFDVIVAEWIDSEMYSSFAGYFSIPLIWAVSTQLYWQPIRLMDEVPNPSYSVDVNSGHIPPLKFVWRLQELKTQVKKQWVLR; the protein is encoded by the exons ATGACTGCAACGTATAACACACTACTACTAATCCTATGTTCTTTGACCGACGTGTGCATTGGATATGATATCCTAGTCATATTCCCCGAGCCCACTAAGAGCCATGGGATTCTGGGCGACGGATATGTGCGACTCCTGCTGGAAGCTAATCATaag GTAACATACATCACACCGTTCCCCTGGAAGGAAACTCCGAGCAATCTCACTGTTGTGGACATTAGTTCCAATTTGGCAATATCTGGCG AATACATGGCCAACGTGACTGCAGAATATACGGATCAGGATACGTTTCTGCAAATGCTTTCATACACTTTTGGTCGGATGGTTGTGACCCATCCAGCTGTGCAGTCGTTCTTGCGAATACCTGGACAGAAGTTCGACGTCATTGTAGCTGAGTGGATTGACTCTGAGATGTATTCTAG TTTCGCCGGGTACTTCTCCATTCCGCTTATCTGGGCAGTCTCAACCCAACTGTACTGGCAGCCTATACGTCTTATGGACGAAGTTCCCAACCCCTCTTATTCGGTGGACGTCAATTCCGGACACATACCTCCCCTCAAGTTCGTGTGGCGGCTGCAAGAACTCAAGACACAGGTCAAGAAGCAGTGGGTACTTCGGTAA